One region of Qipengyuania gaetbuli genomic DNA includes:
- a CDS encoding TadE family protein: MMSSLHLLKRYGRENAAASAAEFALVLPVMLLFLIGIIDVGYYIWQVNRAEKAVQIGARWAVATDMVPATLRDYSFAVSGGIPQGTVVPAGSFPKVTCTSSSCTAWGHNQAAFDSILDRMQEIKSGIAANNLIVEYEWSGLGYAGDPNGPDVAPIVTVRLTGMTHTPITSLIFGTLNLPTFAYSLTAEDSAGSFSN, from the coding sequence ATGATGAGCTCACTTCATCTCCTGAAACGATATGGACGCGAGAACGCAGCAGCCTCTGCCGCAGAGTTCGCCTTGGTTCTGCCCGTCATGCTGCTCTTCCTTATCGGCATAATCGACGTCGGCTACTACATCTGGCAGGTCAATCGGGCAGAAAAGGCCGTCCAGATCGGTGCCCGATGGGCAGTCGCTACGGACATGGTTCCGGCAACTTTGCGCGACTACAGTTTCGCGGTTTCGGGCGGCATCCCCCAGGGCACCGTCGTTCCAGCAGGATCGTTTCCCAAGGTTACCTGCACTTCATCAAGCTGCACTGCCTGGGGTCACAACCAAGCCGCGTTCGATTCTATTCTGGACCGGATGCAGGAAATAAAATCGGGCATCGCAGCCAACAACCTTATCGTCGAATACGAATGGTCAGGCCTTGGTTACGCCGGGGACCCCAACGGTCCGGACGTCGCTCCTATCGTCACGGTGAGGCTGACTGGCATGACCCATACGCCGATTACATCGCTGATTTTCGGCACCCTAAACCTTCCCACCTTCGCTTATTCCCTGACCGCGGAAGACAGCGCTGGAAGTTTCTCGAATTGA
- a CDS encoding TadE/TadG family type IV pilus assembly protein — MKALRIFAIRDDGAAAAEMALMLPLLLVMLFGGFEAGHYFYTEQKIVQAVREGARYAGRRPFADFPCSGAASAAAVSAVKTVTRTGTLNGTTPRISNWDANLITVTHTCDASYASQGIFKGNAGGAPVVTVTAAATYPSLFGALGLIDGTYQVRSSAQAVVNGI, encoded by the coding sequence ATGAAGGCCCTGCGCATCTTTGCCATCCGCGACGACGGTGCCGCAGCGGCGGAAATGGCGCTCATGCTGCCATTGCTCTTGGTCATGCTCTTCGGCGGATTCGAGGCCGGCCACTACTTCTATACGGAACAGAAGATCGTGCAGGCGGTCCGCGAAGGCGCCCGTTATGCAGGTCGCAGGCCATTTGCCGATTTTCCCTGCTCCGGAGCGGCCAGCGCGGCAGCAGTCTCCGCAGTCAAGACCGTGACGCGCACCGGAACCCTGAATGGCACGACGCCCCGGATTTCCAACTGGGACGCAAACCTGATCACGGTTACCCACACTTGCGACGCCTCATACGCCTCGCAAGGGATTTTCAAGGGCAATGCGGGCGGAGCGCCCGTTGTTACGGTCACAGCCGCCGCGACATATCCCTCGCTCTTTGGCGCCCTGGGTCTGATCGATGGCACCTACCAGGTGCGTTCGTCGGCGCAGGCAGTGGTGAACGGCATATGA
- a CDS encoding TadE/TadG family type IV pilus assembly protein has product MARALHHLRRFHKDQSGAVAATYALALIPLVAMAGLGFDYARMAGMDSELQNGADQAALAAATQLDGRVGACARAGNAAIGLVSNTTLLADGNDALTVGTAVGVSADQCSAFPAIRFFSEYTDRNNFTLATGDDDANYVEVTLDGREVTYSLVAVTGVANADGIALAVAGLGSAICKVPPVMMCNPNESNDPEFTIANYVGKGIRLVANVNGQNGAGEDPDEPVGSYGPGVFGYLETNAGNGAVATAQTLGRENFPGDCVSMDGADVKPGQQVSVLDALNVRFGIYANGLNNACGTGNTFCPPSANSRIDLVREVAPGGSGGSCAIGPGGFEVGPRPYRPVDAVNNIDPSNTQPMGYPRDKCHALSLAGNCSGNGSARIGDGNWDRAAYYATNGLGAMPTTWSNYGYAELSGRSTPTRYQQYRYDYDQRVSNLNRRTFQHTRTSPPIKTIDYEHQGTPFCQAPGIAPASTPDRRILSIAVINCTAEEVGASTTDADILKFVDVFLVEPVARRVGPDGTRFTNNSDVYVEVIGATTVGGGGTSGQEVRKDVPYLIE; this is encoded by the coding sequence ATGGCCCGCGCACTTCATCATCTGAGGCGGTTCCACAAGGACCAGAGCGGCGCAGTCGCTGCTACCTATGCGCTGGCCCTCATCCCGCTCGTCGCCATGGCGGGCCTGGGCTTCGACTACGCCCGCATGGCGGGGATGGACTCCGAGCTGCAGAACGGCGCAGACCAGGCAGCCCTTGCCGCCGCGACCCAGCTCGACGGTCGCGTTGGTGCCTGCGCCAGGGCTGGCAATGCCGCTATCGGACTGGTTTCGAATACCACATTGCTGGCCGACGGAAATGATGCGTTGACGGTCGGCACAGCCGTGGGTGTTTCCGCTGACCAGTGTTCTGCATTCCCGGCGATCCGCTTTTTCTCCGAATATACCGACCGGAACAACTTTACCCTCGCCACAGGCGATGACGATGCGAACTATGTCGAGGTAACTCTCGACGGGCGCGAGGTAACGTATTCGCTCGTTGCCGTCACCGGCGTCGCCAACGCGGACGGGATCGCTCTTGCAGTCGCGGGCCTTGGCTCTGCGATTTGCAAGGTCCCTCCGGTGATGATGTGCAATCCCAACGAAAGCAACGACCCGGAATTCACCATTGCGAATTATGTCGGCAAGGGCATTCGCCTCGTCGCGAACGTAAACGGGCAGAATGGTGCCGGAGAGGACCCCGACGAACCGGTAGGAAGCTACGGTCCGGGCGTATTCGGTTATCTCGAGACCAATGCAGGCAATGGTGCAGTCGCAACGGCACAGACACTGGGTCGCGAAAACTTCCCGGGCGATTGTGTCTCCATGGACGGTGCCGACGTGAAGCCGGGCCAGCAGGTTAGCGTGCTTGATGCCCTGAATGTTCGCTTCGGAATTTACGCGAACGGCCTCAACAATGCCTGCGGCACGGGTAATACTTTCTGCCCGCCGTCGGCGAACAGCCGGATCGACCTGGTGCGTGAAGTGGCGCCTGGCGGCAGCGGTGGATCGTGCGCCATCGGCCCTGGCGGCTTCGAGGTTGGCCCGCGACCCTATCGTCCCGTCGATGCGGTCAACAATATCGACCCCTCAAATACGCAACCGATGGGCTATCCGCGAGACAAGTGCCATGCGCTAAGCTTGGCAGGCAACTGCTCAGGAAATGGGAGTGCCCGCATCGGCGATGGCAACTGGGACCGTGCAGCCTACTATGCGACCAATGGTCTTGGCGCGATGCCCACGACCTGGTCGAACTATGGCTATGCCGAGCTGTCGGGCCGATCGACGCCCACCCGCTATCAGCAATATCGCTATGATTACGATCAGCGTGTTTCCAATCTCAACAGGCGGACATTCCAGCACACGCGGACTTCTCCGCCGATCAAAACGATAGACTACGAGCATCAGGGCACGCCTTTTTGCCAGGCCCCCGGGATCGCGCCCGCGAGCACCCCAGACCGTCGCATCCTGAGCATCGCTGTGATCAATTGTACGGCTGAAGAAGTCGGCGCCAGCACGACGGACGCCGATATCCTGAAGTTTGTAGATGTGTTCCTGGTCGAACCGGTCGCGCGGCGCGTCGGTCCGGACGGGACGCGCTTCACGAACAATTCCGACGTCTATGTCGAGGTGATCGGCGCGACGACTGTCGGGGGCGGCGGAACATCAGGGCAGGAGGTCCGCAAGGACGTCCCGTATCTCATCGAATGA